From the genome of Streptomyces sp. NBC_01317, one region includes:
- a CDS encoding sugar phosphate isomerase/epimerase family protein, whose product MTLRFGYGTNGLTDLRLDDALGLLADLGYDGLGLTLDHMHLDPLAPDLAARTRRVARRLDELGLGVTVETGARYVLDARRKHGPSLLDPDPEGRKARTALLVTAVQVAADLGAHAAHCFSGIVPGGTSPDIAWDRLEEALTPVLAAADTAGIPLAFEPEPGQLVADLDGFHRLRHRLGDPPALGLTLDIGHCQCLETASPADCVRAAAPWLRHVQIEDMRRGVHEHLPFGDGEIDFPPVLDALDATGYQGLTVVELPRHSHAGPELARTSLDFLRAVLTNGVPA is encoded by the coding sequence ATGACCCTCCGCTTCGGATACGGCACCAACGGCCTCACCGACCTCCGCCTCGACGACGCCCTCGGGCTCCTCGCCGACCTCGGGTACGACGGCCTCGGCCTGACCCTCGACCACATGCACCTCGACCCCCTCGCCCCCGACCTCGCCGCCCGCACCCGGCGGGTCGCCCGGCGCCTGGACGAGCTGGGGCTCGGGGTCACCGTCGAGACCGGGGCGCGGTACGTCCTGGACGCCCGGCGCAAGCACGGGCCCTCCCTCCTCGACCCGGACCCCGAGGGCCGCAAGGCCCGTACGGCACTGCTGGTCACCGCCGTCCAGGTCGCCGCCGACCTCGGCGCCCACGCCGCCCACTGCTTCAGCGGGATCGTCCCCGGGGGCACGTCCCCCGACATCGCCTGGGACCGCCTCGAAGAGGCGCTCACCCCCGTCCTGGCCGCCGCCGACACCGCCGGGATCCCGCTCGCCTTCGAGCCCGAGCCCGGCCAGCTCGTCGCCGACCTGGACGGGTTCCACCGGCTCAGACACCGCCTCGGCGACCCCCCGGCCCTCGGCCTGACCCTCGACATCGGCCACTGCCAGTGCCTGGAGACCGCCTCGCCCGCCGACTGCGTCCGCGCCGCCGCGCCCTGGCTGCGGCACGTCCAGATCGAGGACATGCGGCGCGGGGTGCACGAGCACCTCCCCTTCGGCGACGGCGAGATCGACTTCCCGCCCGTGCTCGACGCCCTCGACGCCACCGGCTACCAGGGCCTGACCGTGGTCGAGCTGCCCCGCCACTCCCACGCGGGGCCCGAACTGGCCCGTACCTCCCTCGACTTCCTCCGCGCGGTCCTGACGAACGGGGTACCGGCATGA